In a genomic window of Pseudomonadota bacterium:
- the djlA gene encoding co-chaperone DjlA yields MGWWGTIVGGAFGFLLGGPLGAVLGAALGHNVDRGLDRPFGGPARRAPGSREEIQTAFFTATFCIMGHLCKADGRVSPNEIGLARLVMARMDLSPDQARAAMGLFNEGKSPGFPLEEILGQLRHEVRGRRRLLRLFLEIQLAAAYADGAVGTAEERILLHICDRLGFSHLEFRQLEAMVRAEGRHRRQARPEAPPPRYGLEDAYAILNVPESASDDEIKKAYRRLMSQHHPDKLLAQGLPEEMIKVATEKTRDIRGAYERIREARGS; encoded by the coding sequence ATGGGGTGGTGGGGCACGATCGTCGGGGGGGCTTTCGGCTTCCTTTTGGGCGGACCGCTAGGCGCGGTGCTCGGGGCGGCGCTCGGGCACAACGTCGATCGGGGTCTGGACCGGCCGTTCGGCGGCCCCGCGCGGAGAGCACCGGGATCGCGCGAGGAGATCCAGACCGCCTTCTTCACGGCGACCTTCTGCATCATGGGCCATCTCTGCAAGGCCGATGGGCGGGTCTCGCCCAACGAGATCGGTCTCGCGCGCCTGGTCATGGCGCGCATGGACCTGTCGCCGGATCAGGCGCGCGCCGCCATGGGTCTCTTCAACGAAGGTAAGTCGCCGGGCTTTCCGCTCGAGGAGATCCTGGGCCAGCTCCGTCACGAGGTTCGCGGCCGGCGGCGCCTGTTGCGCCTGTTCTTGGAGATCCAGCTCGCGGCAGCATACGCCGACGGGGCCGTGGGCACCGCCGAGGAGCGCATCCTGCTCCATATCTGCGATCGCCTCGGGTTCTCGCACCTCGAGTTTCGGCAACTGGAGGCCATGGTGCGTGCCGAGGGTCGCCATCGCCGGCAGGCCAGGCCCGAAGCCCCCCCGCCGCGTTACGGGCTCGAAGATGCCTATGCCATCCTCAACGTCCCGGAGAGCGCGAGCGATGACGAGATCAAAAAGGCCTATCGAAGGCTCATGAGCCAGCACCACCCCGATAAGCTCCTGGCCCAGGGGCTGCCGGAGGAGATGATCAAGGTCGCGACCGAAAAGACCCGGGACATCCGTGGCGCCTACGAGCGCATCCGCGAGGCGCGCGGATCCTAG
- the queG gene encoding tRNA epoxyqueuosine(34) reductase QueG: MNRRRTGIDYRRLTSDIETWAQELGFQGIGISGVSLPEDEARLRDWLERGFHGAMDYMERHGTKRSRPAELMPGTVRVIAVRMDYLQEPMAGARAVLADPRLGYVSRYALGRDYHKVLRGRLRRLVSRIEEVAGPSGHRVFTDSAPVLEKALARNAGLGWIGKHSNLISRDRGSWFFLGEVYTDLPLPVDPPQGRGHCGRCMACMAVCPTAAIVAPYQVDARRCISYLTIELCGPIPVALRPLVGNRIYGCDDCQLACPWNRFARLSCERDFAPRHGLDAPRLTDLFSWSETEFGKRTEGSAIRRIGYSGWLRNVAVALGNAPTSPAVVEALASRASDPSDLVREHVQWALSRHGA; this comes from the coding sequence ATGAATCGGCGGCGGACCGGCATCGACTACCGGCGCCTGACCAGCGATATAGAGACCTGGGCCCAGGAGTTGGGCTTTCAGGGGATCGGCATCAGCGGCGTGTCGCTGCCGGAGGACGAGGCCAGGCTCAGGGACTGGCTCGAGCGCGGCTTCCACGGCGCCATGGACTATATGGAACGCCATGGCACGAAGCGCTCCCGCCCGGCCGAGCTGATGCCGGGGACCGTACGAGTGATCGCGGTGCGCATGGATTACCTGCAAGAGCCGATGGCGGGCGCGCGCGCGGTGCTGGCCGATCCCCGGCTCGGCTACGTGTCACGCTATGCGCTGGGACGCGACTACCACAAGGTTCTAAGGGGCCGGTTGCGTCGCCTCGTATCCCGGATCGAAGAGGTCGCCGGACCATCGGGTCATCGGGTCTTCACCGACAGTGCCCCGGTCCTAGAGAAGGCCCTGGCCCGGAACGCCGGTCTCGGATGGATAGGCAAGCACTCGAATCTCATCAGCCGCGATCGCGGCTCGTGGTTCTTCCTCGGGGAGGTCTATACCGATCTGCCCCTGCCCGTAGACCCACCGCAGGGCCGCGGGCATTGCGGCCGCTGCATGGCCTGCATGGCGGTGTGCCCGACGGCGGCCATCGTCGCCCCCTATCAGGTCGACGCGCGCCGGTGCATCTCCTACCTGACTATTGAGCTCTGCGGCCCCATCCCCGTGGCGCTCCGGCCGCTCGTCGGCAACCGCATCTACGGCTGCGACGATTGCCAGCTCGCCTGCCCTTGGAACCGCTTTGCACGGTTGAGCTGCGAGCGCGATTTCGCCCCCCGCCACGGCCTCGACGCGCCACGGCTCACCGACCTGTTTTCTTGGAGCGAGACCGAGTTTGGCAAGCGCACCGAGGGCTCGGCCATCCGCCGGATTGGTTATTCGGGCTGGTTGCGCAATGTCGCCGTGGCGCTGGGGAACGCCCCGACCAGCCCCGCGGTGGTAGAGGCCCTGGCGAGCCGTGCATCCGATCCCTCGGATCTGGTGCGCGAGCACGTGCAGTGGGCGCTGTCCCGGCATGGCGCGTAG
- a CDS encoding LemA family protein gives MSVAAYTMLVLIGVLCIYAVLTYNRLVTLRNHVQKAWSNIDIVLKQRHDELPKLVAVCREYMRFEQETLERVIAARSRVAEARERRDVDALGAAEGALRTGLGQLFALVESYPALKANDNFQHLAARITGLEDTIADRREFYNESANTNNIALELFPDVFIARTFAFTAFKLLSFDRAETEDVDVRALLQS, from the coding sequence ATGAGTGTCGCCGCTTACACGATGCTGGTCCTGATCGGGGTTCTTTGCATCTACGCCGTGCTCACCTACAACCGGCTGGTGACCCTGCGGAACCATGTGCAGAAGGCCTGGAGCAACATCGATATCGTGCTGAAGCAAAGGCACGACGAGCTACCCAAGCTCGTGGCGGTGTGCCGCGAATACATGAGATTCGAGCAGGAGACGCTGGAACGGGTCATCGCGGCGCGCAGCCGGGTCGCGGAGGCGCGCGAGCGGCGCGACGTGGACGCGCTCGGTGCCGCGGAAGGTGCGTTGCGCACGGGGCTGGGGCAGCTCTTCGCCCTGGTCGAAAGCTATCCCGCGCTCAAGGCCAACGATAACTTCCAGCACCTTGCGGCGCGCATCACCGGCCTCGAGGACACGATCGCGGACCGCCGCGAGTTTTATAACGAGTCGGCCAATACCAATAACATCGCGCTCGAGCTGTTCCCGGACGTCTTCATCGCCCGGACCTTCGCGTTCACGGCGTTCAAGCTCCTGTCCTTCGATCGCGCGGAGACGGAGGACGTGGACGTGCGCGCCTTGCTGCAATCCTGA
- a CDS encoding fructose-bisphosphate aldolase class I, which produces MELEKTAQALVAPGKGILAIDESFPSIKKRFDSIGIESTEETRRAYRDLLITTPGIGEHISGMILFDETIRQATAAGVPFPRALEAAGIIPGIKVDQGAKDMALHPGEKITDGLDGLRERLVEYRGLGARFAKWRAVITIGDGIPTPSCIEANAQALARYAALCEEGGLVPIVEPEVLMDADNTIERCYEVTEATLRRMFAALYEQRVVLERLILKTNMVIAGKQCPVQNSVEEVAQQTVRCLRNSVPAAIAGIVFLSGGQKAEPATAHLNAMHQMGSLPWPLSFSYGRALQEPALKTWSGKAANVALAQKALYHRSKCNGLASRGQYKPEMEQLAA; this is translated from the coding sequence ATGGAACTAGAAAAGACCGCCCAAGCCCTCGTGGCCCCCGGCAAAGGCATCCTGGCGATCGACGAAAGCTTCCCGAGCATCAAGAAGCGCTTCGACTCGATCGGGATCGAGTCCACGGAAGAGACGCGCCGGGCCTACCGGGACCTTCTCATCACGACGCCAGGGATCGGCGAGCATATCAGCGGCATGATCCTGTTCGACGAGACTATCCGCCAGGCCACGGCTGCCGGCGTGCCGTTTCCCCGAGCACTGGAGGCGGCGGGCATCATCCCCGGCATCAAGGTCGATCAAGGCGCCAAGGACATGGCCTTGCACCCGGGCGAGAAGATAACGGACGGGCTAGACGGCCTGCGAGAGCGCTTGGTGGAGTATCGCGGCCTCGGCGCGCGGTTCGCCAAGTGGCGGGCGGTGATTACCATCGGGGACGGGATCCCGACCCCAAGCTGCATCGAGGCCAATGCCCAGGCGCTCGCCCGCTACGCGGCGTTATGCGAGGAAGGAGGGCTCGTCCCGATCGTGGAGCCTGAGGTCTTGATGGACGCCGACAACACGATCGAGCGCTGCTACGAGGTCACCGAGGCGACGCTCAGGAGGATGTTCGCTGCCCTCTACGAGCAGCGGGTGGTCCTCGAACGGCTGATCCTCAAGACCAACATGGTGATCGCCGGGAAGCAGTGCCCGGTGCAGAATAGCGTAGAGGAGGTCGCTCAGCAGACCGTCCGCTGCCTGCGCAACAGCGTGCCCGCCGCCATCGCCGGCATCGTGTTCCTCTCGGGCGGTCAGAAGGCCGAGCCCGCCACCGCGCACCTGAACGCCATGCACCAGATGGGCAGCCTCCCCTGGCCGCTCAGCTTTTCCTACGGACGGGCCTTGCAAGAGCCCGCGCTCAAGACATGGTCCGGCAAAGCGGCCAATGTCGCCCTGGCCCAGAAGGCCCTCTATCACCGGTCGAAGTGCAACGGCCTCGCGAGCCGCGGGCAGTACAAGCCGGAGATGGAGCAACTAGCGGCGTGA
- a CDS encoding CsbD family protein, with protein sequence MNWDQVKGSWKQVKGKAQQMWGDLTDDELDVIEGKREELVGKLQAKYGYTKEKAEEEADGWVRRL encoded by the coding sequence ATGAACTGGGATCAAGTCAAGGGCAGTTGGAAGCAAGTAAAAGGCAAAGCTCAGCAGATGTGGGGCGATCTTACCGATGACGAGCTCGACGTTATCGAAGGGAAGCGCGAGGAGCTCGTGGGCAAGTTGCAGGCCAAGTATGGTTATACGAAGGAGAAAGCCGAGGAAGAGGCTGACGGCTGGGTCAGACGGTTGTAA
- a CDS encoding DUF3309 domain-containing protein, with translation MTLGTILLIVLIVLLIGAVPTWPHSSTWGYGPSGLLGVVLLVVLILLLVGRI, from the coding sequence ATGACATTAGGAACCATACTGCTAATCGTGTTAATTGTGCTTCTGATCGGGGCGGTCCCCACTTGGCCGCACAGCAGCACATGGGGCTACGGCCCGAGCGGCCTATTGGGCGTGGTGCTGCTCGTCGTGCTCATCTTGTTGCTCGTGGGCAGGATCTAG